CGGCAAAAGATAATATTCCGACCATAGAAAAAAGTTTTTTCTTGGAAGCCAATAGTTTTTTCAAGGTTAGCACCCCTCTTAGGAAATTTGGAATCTTCTAATCAATCCTGATGAAATAGACTTTTCGCTGGAATATCATTCCTATACCAATATACCGATTATTTTTCTTTTTATCTACATTAAAAACAATATATTCCACAATGCGACATGAATTTGGTTCTTTATTCCTAACGAAGATGTATAGCTCAAATGTCCATTTAGTCTCAATTTACTCTATGTATCCGCAGCAGCCTTATGGTGCATGTACAATAAAACAGGTGATATAAAAAAAAGGACCAGACGGATCATACCATCTTGCCCTTTCACTAATTATATCGTCTTATTTCTAAACGAAATGATTACATTTCGCCATGGTGAGTTGATTGATGGCTGGACCCTTGATTATAAAAATATAAGGGCATAGTCACTATCGCTACTAACATAAAACTGCTTGCTAAAAAGGTCAGAAATATTTTACGTTTCATCTTTATCCACCTCGTGCATTAAATTTCTGTACGCTGTCTTCGTCTCAGATGGTGCATACTCCTGATAAAACTCATACAGCCTCATACATTTAATTATATACGATTTATTATTGGTGGATGCAGATTTTTCCAAACAGTTTAATAAAAATTGAAAGCCATCAGCAAATCTTCCTTTGGTCAAATAGTAAACTGCTATTTCTTTTGAAAAATGCACAAAGCGTTCTGTTATAAAACGTTGAGTATAAAAGCTCTCAACCTTCTGTTCTTCCAGATAGGATGAAATATTCGCCTCGAATTGCTTTAAAATATCATCTACATCAAATTGATATCGGTTAGCCGCCTCAAGGATATTATCAAGCGCGGGCAGAACCTCGTCTTTTCTTGAAGAGATATAAGCTACGTAATTGGGAAGAACACTCTTATCGCCAGAAAGAAGCTTATTTACGTACGTATTTACTACCGCCCAGTCTTCATATTTGTTTTTCCATTCCAAAGTTTCTTCATCTGTATCCGTAACCCAGCTTAAATCAGTATACTTTCTAATATGCTGAAGTGCCTTCTCATAATCTTTTCTCTCATCACAGGCTTGTGCACGAAGTAAATGCGAGAATGCCCAATACGCAAACAAAGGAAAATTAGGTTTCTTCGCATTTCCTTTTTTTACATGATACCCTTTTTGCTCCAAATTATATTGAATTTTGGCCTTATTTCCTAGAGCTTTAGCGAATAATTCTACTTTGTCCCATTTACGTAACGAACGATATGTATTCGCCAAATCCTTTAACGCCTCTAGCTGATCTATCTCATCTAACCGTTCAACATATATTTCAAATTGAACTGCTGCTTCATAGTTTTTCTCCTGGTTGTCTCCTTGCCTTGTTTGGAACAAGCGGTACTGACACATCGCCAAACGTTCTGAGTATTGTTTCTTCTCACTTACAGCTACATTTTCATAAAGTATGGCTGCCGCCTGGTACATCTTCTCATGAAATAGTTCTTCCGCAAGCTCAAATAAGGATTCTGAATAGCCTAGTTTATCCATCAACAGATTTACAACTTCGTGAATACAGTCCAATTTATTTAATTTTGCACAATTATGTAAGAAAGGACTCATTCGACGCCAATTCGGGTTAGCCTCTGCTAAATATTCAGACACATAACGTTCGTAGTAATAGCCGACAGGATGCCCCATCGCTTTCGTAATTCGATCAAGCTGATCCACTGAAAGAGTACGATTCCCATTAATAACACTACTCATGGTCCCCGGATTCATTCCTGCTTCTCTCGCTAGGTCGCTTAGAATTAAATCATGATCTTTCATATGCTTCGTTATCTCTGTGAGTATCGTGGTTGTATTGGACAAATTTAACCACCCCTTATCAGGAACTTGTTAGGATAATCAACATTTAAAGAGGACTATTGCAATCCGATGATTGTATAGCCTTTCCGCAATCCATTGTACCATCTTCTGGAACATTATCATATACCTTTCAGATACTTACTTAAGCTCCCTTTTGGTAGGGTTTACATAGAAATTTTCTCTATTAATTTTCAAACTTACGTTATTTCTCTACCTTCCCTCTCTAGTTTAACGCACGTTTACTTCAACTGCACTCAATTCATAAAAAGGCTGTTCCCCCTCGGAAAATCCGTTTGGGAACAGCCTTATCATGTACAGCTTCACTACACTGATTTGATTTTATTGGAGCGATACATCAAGTACAGGAAATATGGAGCGCCAATCAGGGCGATCAGCAGCCCGGAAGGAATCTCCGTCGGTGCAAGCACCGTCCGTCCGATCGTGTCAGCCAGCACCAGCATTACCGCTCCCAAAATGCTTGACAGAATAATGGATCGGCGTACATGGTGCCCGATCAGCGTGCGCACGATATGCGGAGCAATCAATCCAATGAAGCCAATCGTACCCACGCAGGCTACCGCTCCGCCCGCTAGCAGTACACCCACTGCCATCGCCAGTAAACGGGTGCGCCGCACCGGAAGCCCCAGTCCCATGGCGCTGCTATCGTCAAATACCAAAAGATCGAAGCGACGAGCCAGCCACCAGGCTACTGGCAGCAGCACGAGTAGAAAGGCCAGAATCGTCATCACCTGTCCCCAGCTTCGAGCGTAGGTACTGCCCGTCAGCCAGATATACCCCGTGCTGCCCCACAGTGAGCCCTGAATGATCAACACCTGAATTCCGGCTGATCCAATTGCCGATACGGCAATCCCAAGCAATATCACAACAGACGGGTTCAGATGCTTGTTCCAGGACAGAAAGAAAATCACCGCCGCCGAGACCGTTGCTCCGGCGATTGCCGCGACTGGCAGCATATATACGGGCAGACCGGGCCACAAGATAATCACTGCAAGCGCGCCGAATCCGGCTCCTGAAGAGACCCCGATGATCGAAGCATCGGCTAACGGATTACGAACAGCCAGTTGAATCAAAACGCCGCTAACCGCAATCGCGATGCCTGCCCCGGCCGCCACCAGCGTGCGTGGAATCCGGAACTGTAGCAAGGCCGAATTCGCGCTCTCCCCGCCGAACAATCCAGACAGCAGATCGCCTACCGGAATACGCATTCCCCCAAACATCAGGCTGAATACGGTCAACAGCACAGC
This DNA window, taken from Paenibacillus kribbensis, encodes the following:
- a CDS encoding helix-turn-helix domain-containing protein, with the protein product MSNTTTILTEITKHMKDHDLILSDLAREAGMNPGTMSSVINGNRTLSVDQLDRITKAMGHPVGYYYERYVSEYLAEANPNWRRMSPFLHNCAKLNKLDCIHEVVNLLMDKLGYSESLFELAEELFHEKMYQAAAILYENVAVSEKKQYSERLAMCQYRLFQTRQGDNQEKNYEAAVQFEIYVERLDEIDQLEALKDLANTYRSLRKWDKVELFAKALGNKAKIQYNLEQKGYHVKKGNAKKPNFPLFAYWAFSHLLRAQACDERKDYEKALQHIRKYTDLSWVTDTDEETLEWKNKYEDWAVVNTYVNKLLSGDKSVLPNYVAYISSRKDEVLPALDNILEAANRYQFDVDDILKQFEANISSYLEEQKVESFYTQRFITERFVHFSKEIAVYYLTKGRFADGFQFLLNCLEKSASTNNKSYIIKCMRLYEFYQEYAPSETKTAYRNLMHEVDKDET